In Bacteroides cellulosilyticus, the genomic stretch ACTTCTTTCGGATATATGAAAGAGAATGGTAACGTTCCGAATGTATCTGCCGAACGTCTGAACTTAGTGATGAAGACCAGTTATAAAGTGAACAGCATTCTGAAAGTAGGTGCCTCTATGTTTGCCAACCGCCGTAAGAATTCAAGTTATCTGCCGGATTCGGATGGTTTAACCAATCCGATATTCTATTCTCGTCTGGCTAACCCTTACTTCACGCCATATGATGCCAATGGTAACTACAATTACGACATCGACGTGGAGAATGATGTGGATATGGACTTTGGCTATAATCCGTTTGAAGAACAAAGAAACACCACTAACGAAACCACCATCAACGGGCTTTCCTCTATCTTCGATGCAGAGTTGCGTTTTGACGATCGGTTCAAGTTTACTACCCAACTCGGACTGCAACTCGATAAGACTTCCATCGAGAAGATTGCCGACGAAGAATCTTTTGCCATGCGTAAGGAAAAAAAGAATCACCGCAGCAATGGTGTAACTTACCTACCCGCGGGAGGATTCCATAAGGCCAACGAAAATTCATTGTCCCAACTCACTTGGAAAGCGATGGGAGAATATCGCGATACCTACAACGACATCCATGAGTTCGAAGTAATGGTAGGAACAGAAATCCGGAAGACATGGGAAGAAAAGCTATACAGTGCCGGTTATGGATTTGACCGCAAAACGCTGACAACAAAGCCTATTATATTCCCGGAAGAGAGCCAGGCATTCAAGTTACATGAGAAGGGCCATGTGGAGAACGCCTATGTGTCCGCTTTCTCAACCCTGTCTTATTCTTTATTGAACCGCTATACATTGGGCGGAAGTATCCGTTTCGACGGTTCCGACCTTTTCGGTGTAGACAAGAAGTACCGCTATCTGCCATTATATTCAGTCAGTGGTTTGTGGCGCATTTCCCAAGAACCTTTTATGGCAAGTGCCAAATGGATAGACAACCTAGTAGTCCGTGCATCATACGGTTTGCAGGGAAACATTGACAAGAACACCTCTCCTTTCCTTTTGGGAAATTACAGAATTGAGAATATCCTGCCGGGAGGTTCAGAAGATATGATTGACGTTTCCGGTGCACCGAACAAAAAACTGCGCTGGGAGAAAACCCATTCGGTAAATGCAGGATTTGATTTTGCTGTATTGAATCAGGCTATCAACCTGAGTGTGGACTACTACTACAGAAAAGGTGTAGATTTGATCGGAACCCAGATGTTACCGCTGGAAACAGGTTTCGAAATGCTGACCGTCAACTGGGCCAGCATGCGAAATCAAGGTGTCGAGGTCGCTCTCAGCACACGCAATGTCCACACCAAGAATTTTATGTGGACCACTAACTTCAACTTCGCATACAACAACAATAAGGTACTGAAAGAAGCACTGCGCGAAGATGCCTTGGAACCGGGACGTGAAGGTTATCCCGTAGGAGCCTTGTTTGCCTTGAAAACAGCCGGGCTGGATGAAGAAGGTTATCCGATGTTCCAAGACAAAGACGGAAAAGCCGTATCGGCCATGGAATTCTTTAAACTTCAGGAATGGGGATTCGGAGCAACCGACCTGACAGCCCGCGAGCGTCGTGAACTTTACACGTATGTCGGTACTGCCGACTGCCCTTATACAGGCGGTTTCAATAATACTTTCACCTACAAGGCTTTTGAACTGGGTGTCAACTTCAGCTTCGACTTCGGTGGAAAGGTACGTAGTCAACCCACCTACTCTATCGTTGATTTCGACAAAGGACGTAACACGAACCGTGATATCCTGAATCGTTGGACTCCGGAAAATACGGAAACGATCTTTCCGGTTCTGCTGAGTCAGAACGAACGTCTGGACGAATATATGTGGTATTCAAATCAGAATGAAATATACCGTAACCTGGATATTTGGATCAGAGACCTGAACTATGTGAGATTACAAAATATTCGGTTGGGCTATACATTGCCTACTAACTTCAGCCGCACGTTGGGAATGACTTCCGCCACAGTTGCCATAGAGGGACGCAACTTATTGGTATTCGGCTCAAGCTACAAAAACTATCTCGATCCGGAAACCATGTCCAATGCTTATGCAACACCGGCTCCCAAGTCCGTGACCTTAAGCCTGAACTTGATTTTTTAATTTTATAGAGAGTAACAACAATGAGAAAGATATATATCATGTTATTGATGAGCAGTGTAGTATTGCTGACTGCTTGCGATATGTTGGATATCCAGCCTACGGGAAAAGTGATACCCCAGACCTTAGCTGAGTACAGAGCGTTGATTGCCACAGCTTATAAAAACGTTCCCGATGCCAGAGGACTCGCCTGCTTCCGTTCTGATGAACTGTATGTAAAAGATGATAGTTGGGAACAGGACCGTTACGGTAAAATAGAATGTTGGGATGACTTCAGTGCTCCGGGACAGACTACTTCCTTTGAATGGAAGAACTTTTATAGTATCATGTTCACCGCAAACTATACCATAGAAGAGCGGAACTCAATCAATGAAGGAAGCGAAGAGGACATCGACCAATTAATCGGTGAATGTTATCTGCTCCGTGCATACATGCATTTCCTGTTGGTAAATCTCTACGGACAGCCTTATACCCGTCCGGGAGCGTTAGAAACGAAAGCAGTGCCACTGAAGCTGAACAGCGATATCAACGAAATTCTGAAGAAAAATACCGTTGCACAGATTTACGAGGCTGTACTTTCGGATATCAATGAAGCAGAGAAGCTGATTAATAAGGATGCCTGGGAGCAAAAATTCTCTTATCGCTTCACAACCCTATCTGTAAAAGCTCTGCGTGCCCGCGTATTATTATATATGGGACAATGGGATGATGCATACAAAGCTGCCGAGGTTGTTCTTGCCGAGAAAAATAGTCTGGAAGATTTCAATGACGAAGCCTTTATGCTGCCAAACCACTATCAGTCTGTAGAGAATATCACAGCCTTGGAACGCGGCATGAGTTCCAACTACACTCAGGCAGCGGCTCTGTCCGAAGCTTTAGCATCTTCATACGGAGAAGGAGATTTGCGACTGAATGCCTACTTTAAACCAGCTGACAAAAATGGTTATCGTTTCAGCCAGAAGAGTGGAAGAGATGATTTCCGTTGTTCCTTCCGCGTAGGTGAAATGTATCTGAATTCGGCAGAAGCAGCAGCACAATCGGACAAACTGCCCCAGGCACGTACCCGGCTGCTGGAGTTAATGCAGAAACGCTATACACCGGAGGCATACGCAGCCAAAGCTACCGCCGTCAATGCCATGGCTAAAGAGGTATTGATAGAGGAAATCCTGAACGAACGTAAACGTGAACTCGCTTTCGAAGGACACCGTTGGTTCGACCTGCGCCGTACAACCCGCCCACGCATCGAGAAAGTCCTCAAAGGAGGAACTTATGTGCTGGAACAGGATGACCAACGCTATACGATTCAGATTCCGAGAGAGGCGATTGCGGCGAATCCGGAGTTGTCGAACTGACAAAAAAGGAATCTCCTTTCTCGCATTGCTATGATGATTGAGAAAGGAGATTTCTTTTAATAAACTATTATAGATCAACGCATAGAATAATTCCTATTTTCATTTTCATTTCCATTTCTTTACCGCTTCTTATCCGCCTGTGTAGCCTCAATCAGGCTCAACGCAAAACCACCACTGCGTGCCAGTTTCACAGACATTTTAGTTTTACCGGTTACCATCCCCTTCTTTATCTGATATGCAGTAGGATTCTTTTCATAATCAGTATCTTTGCCATCAGTATACAGCGTTGCCACATATTCTTTTCCCGGTTCCAGAAAGTCGAGGGTAAAAGTAGAGACACGGGCATTTTCATCTGTAATGCCACCTACAAACCAGTTGTCTGTACCTTTAGCCTTACGAGCTACGGTTATGTAATCACCCGGTTCGGCTTCAAGATACCTACTGTCGTCCCAATCAACGGCAACATCTTTAATGAATTGGAAAGCATCCAAATGACGTTCATAACTTTCCGGCAAGTCAGCCGCCATTTGCAACGGGCTGTAAAGAGTGACATACAAAGCCAATTGCTTGGCCAGGGTCGTATGAATCTGACCATGATTCTCACGGTTCAAAAACGTCAGGCAGATATCAAAAATACCGGGAGTATAATCCATTGGCCCGCCAATCAAACGGGTAAAAGGCAGCAACGTGGTATGGAACGGCTTGTTTCCGTCATAGGGTTCGAACTCTGTGCCGCGTGCGGATTCATTACCCATCAAATTCGGATAAGTACGGCACAAACCAGTAGGACGCACCGCTTCGTGGGCATTCACACAAATCTTATATTCGGCTGCTTTTTTCACAGCATACAGATAATGATTGTTCATCCACTGTCCGTAATGATGTTCACCACGAGGAATAATATCGCCGACATAGCCGCTCTTCACCGAGTTGTATCCATTATCTACCATAAACTGATAAGCCTTGTCCAAATAGCGCTCGTAATTACGGACGGAGGCAGAAGTTTCATGATGCATCATCAGCTTTACCCCTTTACTTTGCGCATAAGCATTCAGCATCTTCACATCAAAATCAGGATATGGCGTAACAAAGTCGAAAACAAAGTCCCTTGAACTTCCTCCCCAACTCTCCCAGCCTTCATTCCAGCCCTCTACCAGTACCTGGTCAAGACCATGTTCGGCGGCAAAGTCAATATATCTTTTCACATTCTCATTATTGGCGGCATGGCGGCCGTTCGGTTTAATCTTCGTATAATCATTTTCTCCAAACCTCATGGCAAGCAGTTCATCCGTATAGCTCCATGACTTCATACCCGTAATCATCTCCCACCACACACCGATATACTTCACCGGCTTAATCCAGGACACATCGTCATAGGCGCAAGGTTCATTCAGATTCAGGGTCAGCTTGGAAGCCAGAATATCACACGCATCATCGCTTACAATAATGGTACGCCAAGGAGTTTTGGAAGGAGCCTGCATATAGGCTTTATTGCCCAGAACATCCGGTGTCAGCCACGATTCAAAAACCAGATTCTTATCATCCAGATTAAGATGCATACAAGAATAATCCACCAAAGCTGCCTCATGCAGGTTGATATATAAACCGTCGTCCGTCTTCATCTGCAAAGATGTCTGGACTCCTGTAGGCGAAAATACCATTTGTGAAGCATTGACTGTCACAGCTCCTTTCACCAGACCACGGATCTCGGATAATCTGGACTCGGTGTAATCATACTCTTGCGTATCATAGTCGCCCGGTATCCAGAAAGCAGTATGGTCACCGGTCATGGCAAACTGGGTATGTTCTTCTTTTACAATGAAATAATTCAGATTTCTCTGCAACGGAAATTCATAACGAAATCCCAAACCGTCATCATAGAGCCGGAAGCGGATAATCATATTCCGGTTCTGGCTTTTCTGACTTAGAGTCACCACCAGCTCATTATAATGATTACGGATTTGCCGAACCTCTCCCCATACAGGTTTCCAGGTCTCATCAAATGTCGAGGTAGCAGCATCAATCAATGTAAAGTTATCCATCAAACCCGGATCATCCTTTAATTCCAAACCTAATTTGGAAGGTTTCACCACAGCCTTACCTTTATAAAAGAGTTCATATAACGGTTCTCCTTGAACATTCACAGAAAAGTTCAGACGGAGATTACCATCCGGTGAAGTGATACTTTCAGCCATTATTGCTCCACAGGTTAGCAGAAATAGCAGGAAACTAAATAATCTTTTAGACAAACATTCCATATTCAATGATTTATATATATTTTATCTACTATATCTCCATTCATATTCTTTATTTCCAGATACAGTTTATCTTCCTGCACCACGCCTTTCAACACCGTATTACTGGAATTATCAATAACCGGGAAACGCACTTTTTCCGTCGGTTTATTATTAAAGTACTGGTGTAAATGTCCACAAAGCATCACGTCTACTCCGCCTTCATTCAATATAGGAACAAATTTCTCCGCAACTTCCGCCTGTCCATGCCATAAGTCTTCATCGGGAAGAGGAGGCATATGGGCAATAACCACCTTAAACTTCGCATCCAGAAAATCCTGCGACTTTACGGCTTCGGAAAGCCACTTGGCTTGTTCCGTACGGTAATTGTCATAATCCGTTATACCATGATACTCTATATCCGAGTCGGGTTTGTCCTCGCCTGTATCCAGAAAAATGAAACAGACCGGACCTTGACGCAACAGGAAGTACAGATGAGGTTCCTTAGGAGAGAAATAGTGCTGGAAGGAAGTTGCAAACAAACCACGTGTCTCATGATTTCCACGAGCGTAATACATCGGTTTCTTTGTAGCAAACAGTTCAATGGTGATATCCATAAAACCTTTGAACAGGTCTTCTTCATCCATCAGCCAGTTCATCATGTCACCGTTGTAAATAATCATATCCATTTCTTTGTAGCCGGCAATGTCCAACAGTTTCGGGATATAATCTGTATTGCCATGAATGTCGTTCAGCATGATAAAAGAAGTCGTCGGCTTATTGCGGTCATTTGTCGTGAACTTCAGAGTGCGACGATCATAAATACTGGGAGCAGCCACATTTCCATAAATGATTTCTTCTCCTTTACGCTCCAAAACTTCCTGGGAGTAAATACGATAACGATAGCTGGTACCGGGCTTGAGACCGGTGATACGAACTGCATGCAATTCCGAAACATTCTTCACCCCATTCGTAGAATCAAAAAACTTGGTTCGTTCAAAACGGTAATAGCTTGTACCATCATCCGGTGCCACTTCCACCCAACCAACAGAAGCTTTATTAGCCATCCATACAATAGTAGTTTCCGTTTCCTTCAGATTCTGAAGATACGGACCATGTTTTATCGCGATTGGTTCCTGGGCAAATCCGGCAATAACCGTAAGCGCACATATTACGCTAAATAAAAATCTTTTCATGACAATAAGTTTATCTATTTTATTTTTTGTTTTTAGGAGTCAACTTAACCAAGACAACACCATGCGCAGGAATCTTGAAACTCAGATTATCACTGGAAGTTCCGAGATATTTATTCTTGTTCCAGATATCGCATACATCATATTCCAATTCCCAAAGTCTGATATCTGCAAAGTGAAGATGAGATTTGTCCTTTCCAAATTTATACTCAAATGTCCATGGCTGCTCATCACGATTGAAAAAGCACACAGCAGCTTCTCCATTAGACAACTGTTTTACCCAGATTTCATGTTGTTCTATTTTCATGTAACGACGTCCTTGTATACCCAACTTATCCTGATTCACAGCTATCACGTCTTTATTCATCAGGATAGCCTGTGTTTCCTTATCCATGGTCCGCAAATCATTTCCTGCCAGCAGTGGAGCAGCCAACATACACCACATGGTAAAATGTGAACGATTCTCTTCGGGAGTGAGTACTCCATTACCTACTTGCAGCATATCAGGATCATTCCAATGTCCCGGACCGGCATAAGGATATAAGTCTGCATTCTTATCAATGATGTCTACCACACTACATCCTCCCCAGTGCACCGTACCTTTAAAGGCATTGATAATATCGCCCGTAGTTCTCCACAAATGGCCGACACCCTTTGCCCACGTCCACGGTTTGCTGCTCCCCCATTCGCAAATAGAGAATACAATGGGACGGCCGCTGGCTTTCAAAGCATCACGCATAGTACGATAAGCTCCCTGAGGACTTTGAGCCTCATCAAAACACCAGTCATATTTCAGGAAATCAACTCCCCATTCCGCATAAGTCCGGGCATCCTGAAACTGGTATCCACGGCTTCCCGGACGTCCGGCACAAGTCAGCGAACCAGCACAGGAATAGATACCGAACTTCAGTCCTTTGGAATGTATATAATCCGCCAGCGCCTTTATGCCGGAAGGGAAACGTACCGAGTCGACCACGATATTCCCATCTGCATCACGGCCCACCTGCCAGCAATCATCAACATTTACATAAGTATAACCGGCATCTTTCATCCCGTTTGCCACAATCAGGTCTGCCATATCCCGTATCTGTTGCTCATTGACATCACAGCTAAAGCAATTCCAGCTATTCCACCCCATAGGAGGAGTTAACGCCAGTGAATCGGCACCCTCAGCACGAACAATAATGAACGTACATACAACTATTACAAAACACAAAATTCTTTTCTTCATAGTACTATTGGTTTTAAAATTAAAAATAGAGTTCTATCGCAAAGACGCCACATCAATCACCAACTGGCTGTTATCCGTAATATAAGTGTTAGTGAACTTTACCTTATCATTCAAGCGAACCTTGAATTCTACTGTAGCATTTCCTAAAATAGTACCTGCCTTATTATCCAGTAAGATTTCAAAGTTCAGTGTCGACTTATTCACTACCTTCACCAGTGCCTGGTTACCACTCACCTCCTTCACCTCGTATGCCAGACACGCCTTTACCAAAGCTGTCAGATTCTTTTCCGAACCAATCAGAATATCCCCGAACTTCACAACGGAACGTCCGGCAAACAATGCTTCTTTCACGCCTTCGTGCGAACGTTTCCTGGCAAAGATTATAGTCATCGGACCATACTGTTTGTCAGTCCGATAGGTCTGTTTATACACACCGTGGATATCGGTATTACCCATATACGTCAGATTATACTCCTTACAATAGTTGAATGCTTTCGGATAATACTCAAAGCCGTTCACCAGCTCCACACCATGTATCTTCTTTTGGTTAATCAAATCCTTATGGACTTTATAGATAGTACTCGTATCATTCGGCCAACCCGGATGATTCCACATGATGAAGGCCCCCTGTTCCAAGGCATTGTCTATGGCCACCAACGGATCTTCTACATCCAAAGCGTTCGCATCTTTCAGGAAAAGAGCATTGATATGCCCCAGTGGTTTGGAACGGGTTATCTCAGCACCCGGAATCACAACCAGATTAGAACTGTTTTCCACAGTCTTCGCTCTTTTGTAGGACTCATTATGATCGGCTGTGATAAACTTGTTCGGACGATACTCTATGTGATCAGTTATAGCAATCACATCCAATCCGCAGATAGCACCTTCCCACACCCGGTTTTCAGGTTTCACATCTCCGTCAGAGAAGATGGTGTGAGTATGGAAATCACACTTCAAGGTTTTGTATCCCTCTACGTCGGGAATATAGACATACTCTCCCGAATAAGGCTGCTGTGCCTCCGGAACCTTCACCACATCCAGGCCCTGCAATTGTGCAGAGACCCGGAAAGTGAAAGCCGACAAAAAAGCTAAGGACAGATATAACTTTTTCATTCTTTTCTATTTTGCTGATTTTATTTCGTCGGAGTAATCTTTACGAAAGTAACACCATGATAGGGCACTTTAGTCTGGAAGCTGCCATTCACCTCTCCCAAGTCTTTTTGCCGCCACAAATCACGAACCGTTGCCTTGCCGTCAATACCTAGTTGCTTCAAATCGAAGTTGAAGCCATAGTCACGCATCTGCATAGCCTCGGCATCATCCTGATCCCAAAGGATAAAATAAGGATCTACGTGGAAGAAACCTACTGCATAAGAACCGTCGTGCAACTTCTTAGACCAGATTTGCCCGTTCTCCACCATCATCTTCCTGGCAGGAGCTACCAACGGATCCTGGCTGATTGCTATCACTTCATTGTTCGTCAGAAGATTCAGTGTGAAGTCATCCATATTTGCCATGTCACAACCGATCAATAGAGGAGATGAAAGAAGACACCACAAAGAGATATGAGAATATTGTTCGTCCGCGGTCAGATAAGAATCGTGTACCTTGCTTCCCCAACCCTGACCGAGTTTTCCTACCACCAGCATATCAGGGTCGTTGTTTCTGCCCGGAGCAGTAGCCTCGGCACAAACATCCTGGAAAGTACCGATGGCAGTCACCACATTCCATTCATCCGTAATATCGCGGGTGGTACGCCATTGGTTGCCGCCTGCTTCGGGAGCCCAGTTCCATACATTGGGCGCTCCGTAACCCACACAATAAACGATGTCGCGGTTCACCTTGTCCAATGCTTTGCGCATTACGATATAGGGTTCCTGAATTGTTTTTTCTTCCGAGTTTTTCTCAATCTCCAGATAACCGCAATAGTC encodes the following:
- a CDS encoding SusC/RagA family TonB-linked outer membrane protein; this encodes MKRRLSVAFLLLIGTFTYALAANRQVEGVVISSEDNLPLIGASVYVTADDLKKVGNNQSTIGVITNIDGQFSISIPEGVTRFYCSYVGYDVLEVKLIPGKNKYDITLQPSAHMLDAVVVTGYQTVERRKLTAAVSKIDISDQMMGATKSIDQALAGQIAGLSVSNISGTPGAPAKIRIRGTSSLNGTQDPLWVLDGIPLEGTNIPNMEVLKDIDNIGQTAIAGLNPADIDNITVLKDAAATAIYGARAANGVIVITTKKGKVGKPVINFSTKLTYSPKLNIDRLNLLNSEEKVGLELDLLASGYPYRETKGEVYRIISGLGELNNFKDGGWNALSSNAQSAINKLKATNTDWSDILFRDAFTQEYNLSLSGGSEKATYYTSFGYMKENGNVPNVSAERLNLVMKTSYKVNSILKVGASMFANRRKNSSYLPDSDGLTNPIFYSRLANPYFTPYDANGNYNYDIDVENDVDMDFGYNPFEEQRNTTNETTINGLSSIFDAELRFDDRFKFTTQLGLQLDKTSIEKIADEESFAMRKEKKNHRSNGVTYLPAGGFHKANENSLSQLTWKAMGEYRDTYNDIHEFEVMVGTEIRKTWEEKLYSAGYGFDRKTLTTKPIIFPEESQAFKLHEKGHVENAYVSAFSTLSYSLLNRYTLGGSIRFDGSDLFGVDKKYRYLPLYSVSGLWRISQEPFMASAKWIDNLVVRASYGLQGNIDKNTSPFLLGNYRIENILPGGSEDMIDVSGAPNKKLRWEKTHSVNAGFDFAVLNQAINLSVDYYYRKGVDLIGTQMLPLETGFEMLTVNWASMRNQGVEVALSTRNVHTKNFMWTTNFNFAYNNNKVLKEALREDALEPGREGYPVGALFALKTAGLDEEGYPMFQDKDGKAVSAMEFFKLQEWGFGATDLTARERRELYTYVGTADCPYTGGFNNTFTYKAFELGVNFSFDFGGKVRSQPTYSIVDFDKGRNTNRDILNRWTPENTETIFPVLLSQNERLDEYMWYSNQNEIYRNLDIWIRDLNYVRLQNIRLGYTLPTNFSRTLGMTSATVAIEGRNLLVFGSSYKNYLDPETMSNAYATPAPKSVTLSLNLIF
- a CDS encoding RagB/SusD family nutrient uptake outer membrane protein, translated to MRKIYIMLLMSSVVLLTACDMLDIQPTGKVIPQTLAEYRALIATAYKNVPDARGLACFRSDELYVKDDSWEQDRYGKIECWDDFSAPGQTTSFEWKNFYSIMFTANYTIEERNSINEGSEEDIDQLIGECYLLRAYMHFLLVNLYGQPYTRPGALETKAVPLKLNSDINEILKKNTVAQIYEAVLSDINEAEKLINKDAWEQKFSYRFTTLSVKALRARVLLYMGQWDDAYKAAEVVLAEKNSLEDFNDEAFMLPNHYQSVENITALERGMSSNYTQAAALSEALASSYGEGDLRLNAYFKPADKNGYRFSQKSGRDDFRCSFRVGEMYLNSAEAAAQSDKLPQARTRLLELMQKRYTPEAYAAKATAVNAMAKEVLIEEILNERKRELAFEGHRWFDLRRTTRPRIEKVLKGGTYVLEQDDQRYTIQIPREAIAANPELSN
- a CDS encoding FN3 domain-containing metallophosphoesterase family protein yields the protein MKRFLFSVICALTVIAGFAQEPIAIKHGPYLQNLKETETTIVWMANKASVGWVEVAPDDGTSYYRFERTKFFDSTNGVKNVSELHAVRITGLKPGTSYRYRIYSQEVLERKGEEIIYGNVAAPSIYDRRTLKFTTNDRNKPTTSFIMLNDIHGNTDYIPKLLDIAGYKEMDMIIYNGDMMNWLMDEEDLFKGFMDITIELFATKKPMYYARGNHETRGLFATSFQHYFSPKEPHLYFLLRQGPVCFIFLDTGEDKPDSDIEYHGITDYDNYRTEQAKWLSEAVKSQDFLDAKFKVVIAHMPPLPDEDLWHGQAEVAEKFVPILNEGGVDVMLCGHLHQYFNNKPTEKVRFPVIDNSSNTVLKGVVQEDKLYLEIKNMNGDIVDKIYINH
- a CDS encoding glycoside hydrolase family 27 protein: MKKRILCFVIVVCTFIIVRAEGADSLALTPPMGWNSWNCFSCDVNEQQIRDMADLIVANGMKDAGYTYVNVDDCWQVGRDADGNIVVDSVRFPSGIKALADYIHSKGLKFGIYSCAGSLTCAGRPGSRGYQFQDARTYAEWGVDFLKYDWCFDEAQSPQGAYRTMRDALKASGRPIVFSICEWGSSKPWTWAKGVGHLWRTTGDIINAFKGTVHWGGCSVVDIIDKNADLYPYAGPGHWNDPDMLQVGNGVLTPEENRSHFTMWCMLAAPLLAGNDLRTMDKETQAILMNKDVIAVNQDKLGIQGRRYMKIEQHEIWVKQLSNGEAAVCFFNRDEQPWTFEYKFGKDKSHLHFADIRLWELEYDVCDIWNKNKYLGTSSDNLSFKIPAHGVVLVKLTPKNKK
- a CDS encoding PHP domain-containing protein, with translation MKKLYLSLAFLSAFTFRVSAQLQGLDVVKVPEAQQPYSGEYVYIPDVEGYKTLKCDFHTHTIFSDGDVKPENRVWEGAICGLDVIAITDHIEYRPNKFITADHNESYKRAKTVENSSNLVVIPGAEITRSKPLGHINALFLKDANALDVEDPLVAIDNALEQGAFIMWNHPGWPNDTSTIYKVHKDLINQKKIHGVELVNGFEYYPKAFNYCKEYNLTYMGNTDIHGVYKQTYRTDKQYGPMTIIFARKRSHEGVKEALFAGRSVVKFGDILIGSEKNLTALVKACLAYEVKEVSGNQALVKVVNKSTLNFEILLDNKAGTILGNATVEFKVRLNDKVKFTNTYITDNSQLVIDVASLR